In the genome of Achromobacter sp. MFA1 R4, the window ATGGTGCACAAGCCCGAACTGCTGATCCTGGACGAACCGACCTCCGGCGTGGACCCGGTGGCGCGCGATGGCTTCTGGCGCCTGTTGATCGAGCTGGCCCGCAAGGACCACGTCACGATCTTCATATCCACGCACTTCATGAACGAGGCGCAGCGCTGCGACCGCATTTCGCTGATGCATGCGGGCAAGGTCCTGGTGAGCGCCTCGCCCGATGAGATCACGCGGCTGCGCGGCGCCAGGACGCTGGAAGATGCGTTCATCGCCTATCTGATCGACGCCGGCGCCGGAACCGCCGCCGGCGAGGCCGAGGGCGCGGCGCTTCCGCCGGAAAATGCGCCCCCGCCCGCCGAACCGCCGCGTCGTCGCTTCAGCCTGCATCGCGCGTTCAGCTACATGTGGCGCGAGTCGCTGGAGCTGCGGCGCGACCCCGTGCGCGCCACGCTGGCGCTGATGGGCTCGCTGCTGCTGATGTTCGTGATGGGCTACGGCATCAGCCTGGACGTCGAAGACCTGCGCTACGCGGTCATGGACCGCGACCAGACCGGGCTGAGCCAGAACTACAGCCTGAACCTGTCCGGGTCGCGCTACTTCATCGAACGGCCCCCCATCGCCGAATATGCGGAACTGGACGCGCGCATGCGCAGCGGCGAGCTGTCGCTGGCGATCGAAATTCCGCAGGGCTTCGCCCGCGACGTGACGCGCGGCAAGGACGTCCAGATCGGCGTGTGGATCGACGGCGCCATGCCGCAGCGCGCCGAAACCATCCGCGGCTACGTGCTGGGCATGCACCAGGGCTGGCTGGCGCAGCAGGCGCGCGAGCGGCTGGGCGCCCGCGCGCAGCCTGCCGTCAGCGTGGAGACCCGTTTCCGCTACAACCCGGACGTGCGCAGCCTGCCCGCCATGGTGCCCGCCGTGATTCCCTTGCTGCTGCTGATGATGCCGGCGATGCTGACCGCGCTGGCGGTGGTGCGCGAAAAGGAGCTGGGCTCGATCATCAATCTCTACGTCACGCCGGTGACGCGGCTGGAATTCCTGCTGGGCAAGCAGGCGCCGTATGTGGCGCTGGCGATGTTGAACTTCCTGCTGATGGCGCTGCTGGCCGTCACGCTGTTCGGCGTGCCGATCACCGGCAGCTTCGCCACCTTGCTGCTGGCGGCGCTGATCTACAACGTGGTGGCCACCGCCATCGGCCTGCTGGCCTCGACGTTCACGCGCAGCCAGATCGCGGCGCTCTTCTTCACGATGATCGGCACGCTGGTGCCGGCGGTGCAATTCGCCGGCCTGCTCAACCCGGTGACCTCGCTGGAGGGCGGCGGCCGGCTGATCGGGCAGGTCTATCCCGCCACCCACATGCTCACCATCAGCCGCGGCGTGTTCAGCAAGGCGCTGGGCTGGCACGACCTGCAGGCCTCGTTCTGGCCCCTCTTGATCGCCATTCCGGTCATCCTGGGCGCCTCGGCGCTGTTGCTGAAAAAGCAGGAGACCTGACATGCGGCGCCTCGCCAACATCTACCGCCTGGGAATCAAGGAGCTGTGGAGCCTGGCGCGCGACCCGATGATGCTGATCCTGATCGCCGTGTCGTTCACGCTGATGATCTATACCGCGGCCACGGCGGTCCCGGAAACGCTGCACAACGCTCCCATCGCGGTGGTGGACGAGGACCACTCGCCACTGTCCGCCCGCATCGTCTCGGCCTTCTACCCGCCCCACTTCACGCCGCCGCAGATGGTCACCTCGGCGCAGGCCGATGCGGGCATGGACGCGGGCCGCCATACGTTTTCCCTCAACATCCCGCCCAATTTCCAGCGCGACGTGCTGGCGGGCAGGCCCGCGCAGATCCAGCTGAACGTGGACGCCACCCGGATGAGCCAGGCCTTTACCGGCAGCAGCTACATCCAGCAGATCGTCACGGACGAGATCAACGAGTTCGCGCGGCGCTATCGCGCGTCGTCGGCGCTGCCGGTGGAGCTGGCGGTGCGCATGCGGTTCAACCCGAACCTGACCCAATCCTGGTTCGGCGCGCTGATGGAGATCATCAACAACGTGACGATGCTGTCCATCATCCTGACCGGCGCGGCCCTGATCCGCGAGCGCGAGCACGGCACCATCGAGCACCTGCTGGTCATGCCGGTGACGCCCACCGAGATCATGGTCGCCAAGGTCTGGTCGATGGGACTGGTGGTACTGGCCTGCGCTGGGCTATCGTTGACGTTCGTGGTGCGAGGCCTGCTGCACGTGCCCATCGAGGGCTCGGTGGCGCTGTTTTTGGCCGGCGTGGCGCTGCACCTGTTCGCCACGACCTCGATGGGCATTTTCATGGCCACGCTCGCACGCAGCATGCCTCAGTTCGGCATGTTGCTCGTACTGGTGCTGCTGCCCCTGCAGATGCTGTCCGGGGGCACCACGCCACGCGAGAGCATGCCCCAGTTCGTGCAGCACATCATGCTGGCCGCGCCGACGACGCACTTCGTCGAACTCGGCCAGGCCATTCTCTATCGCGGCGCGGGCATAAGCGTCGTATGGCAGCCCTTCCTGGCGCTGGCGCTGATCGGCACAGTCCTGTTTGCGTTATCCCTGGCGCGCTTTCGCAAGACCCTCAGCCAGATGGCATGAGGCCCGTGTGTATTCGTTTCCCCTTACCACGCTTATAAAAGGACGGATGATGAAGAAAACAACTGCCTCCCTGCCTCAAGGACTCGCCGGCGCCAATGTGGCCTATTGCCAGCGCCTGACCCAGCTTGCCCAGGACAGCCAGCAGCGCTGGCTCGAACTGGGCCAGCGGCTCGCGGGCGACGGCACCAGCCAGTATCTCGCCGCCTTCGCCCCCCTGACGCCCGCCGACAACTGGCAGGACCTCGCGCCCGCGCTGGGCGAACTCACCCGCAAGCGCTGGCAGAGCCAGCTCGAAGCCAGCCAGGCCATCACCCACGTGATGCTGCAGGAACAGGCCGCCCTGGCCGCGGGCCTGGGCGAGGCAATGCGCGAGTGGTTCAAGAACGCCAACAGCGCGGCCATCGACAAATCGCCGCTGACCCAGATGTGGTCGGTCATGTCCAACCAGATGGAGGCCGCCTGCGCCGCCATGCAGGACGCCAACCAGCCGGGGGCCCGCCATGACGGCTAAACGCACGGCCCTCATCACGGGCGGGGCCGGGTGCCTGGGCCGCGCCATCGCCGTGGCCCTGCACGACGCCGGCCATGACGTCATCGTCACCTACCATTCCAGCGAGAGCGCCACGCGCGAGTGGATCCAGGAGGAAGCCGCCCGCGGCCGCACTTTCGCCATGTACAAGGTCGACGTGGCGGACTTCGATTCCTGCCAGGCGCTGGCCCGCCGGCTCGCGGAAGACGGACGCCAGATCGACATCCTGGTGAACAACGCCGGCATCACGCGCGATGCCAGCCTGCGCAAGATGACCGCGCAGGACTGGGCCGAGGTCATGCACAGCAACCTGGACTCCATGTTCAACATGACGCAGCCGCTGTGCGGCCCCATGGCGGACCGGGGCTGGGGCCGCATCGTGAACATCTCGTCGGTCAACGGCAGCAAGGGCGCGTTCGGGCAGACCAACTACGCCGCGTCCAAGGCGGGCATCCACGGCTTCACCAAGTCGCTGGCGCTGGAAGTGGCCAAAAAGGGCGTGACGGTGAACACCGTGTCGCCGGGCTACCTGGCCACGCGCATGGTGCAGGCCGTGCCGGCGGAGGTCCTGGAGGAAAAGATCCTGCCGCAGATCCCGCTGGGCCGGCTGGGCCAGCCCGAGGAGATCGGCGCGCTGGTGGCCTTCATCTGCAGCGACGCCGCGGGCTTCATGACGGGCAGCAACGTCGCCATGAACGGCGGGCAGCACATGTATTGACGGCGGCGGCCGCCGGTGCGTAAGCAGCGCCGGTCAGCGGGCGGGGTCCGTGCGGCGGCCCCCGCCCGCCCGCGCCGCCGCCATGTCCGCCCGCAAGGTCGACGCATCCTGGCGCAGCGGCAGCACCAGCCGCCCGTTGCGGTCGATCGCGCCCCACTCTCCGCCCACGCTATAGCTGTGCTCCCCGTCAGGGCTGCGCTCGACGCGGCAGCCCTGGCACACCGCGGCAATGCCGCCCTCGAACCGGTCCCCCCAGTCGTAGGGCGTGGCCAGCACGCGGTTGAGCTGCTTGTCGTAATAGGCCATGCCGCCCGCCCACGGCCCGCGCGTGAGGCCCTCCTGGAAATCATCGGCGCCGTTGTCGAACGTGACCACTGCGACGGCGCGCCCGTCGGGACGCACCCAGTGCCAGGAGCCGTTCGCGGTGGCGGGCGACAAGCCATCGTCGCCGAAGTCCATGCGGGCCAGCACGGCGGGCCGGAATTCCACGACGCCGTCCGTTGCGCGGGCGCAGTGCGCCACGTGTTCCAGGGACCCGTCCGCCAGCTTGTCCGCATAGAAGCACGGGAGGTCGTAATCGGAGACGGTGCCCGAGGCCAGGGCAAGCGAGGTCAACAGGGCGGCGATCAGCATGCGCGGCATCCTAGCATGGCGCGGCGACGGCGCCGGGCGTGCCTGCGCAATGAAAAGCGGCCCCGAAGGGCCGTCTGTCACGTCATTGCGTCATTGCCGCGTCAGTTCGCGGTGGCGCCGGAGTCCTTGACCGCTTTCGCCCACGCGGTGATCTCCGTCTGGATGAACTTGCCGTAGGCGGCGGTGTTCACCCCGGACGCGCGCGCGCCCTCTTCCAGCAGGCGCTGCTTGACCTCGGGCGCGGCCAGCGCGCCGCTCAGGGCCTGGTTGAGCTGGGCCACCACGGCATCCGGCGTGCCGGCGGGCGCCACGATGCCGTGCCACGACACCGCCTGGAACCCCGGCAGCCCCGACTCGGCCATGGTCGGCACGTCGGGCATGGCCGACGAGCGTTCGGGCGAGGTGACGGCCAGCGCGCGCAGCGTGCCCGCCTTCACGTGCGGCAGCACGCCCGGAATGGTGGTGAACATGAAGTCGATCTGCCCGCCGATCAGGTCCGTGATCGCGGGGCTGCCGCCCTTGTAAGGCACATGGGTGAATTCCAGCTTGGCCTCGCTCTTGAACATCTCGCCGGCCAGGTGCCCCGGCGTGCCGGCGCCGGCCGAGCCCATGTTGGTCTTGTCGCCCTGCGAACGGATGTAGGCGATCAGCTCCTGGACGTTGCCGGCCTTGACGTTGGGGCCGACGACAAGCACGTTGGGCACGGTGGCCAGCAGCGTGACCGGCGTGAAGTCCTTCACGGCGTCGTACGAAATGCGCGAGTACAGCGACGGGTTGATGCCGTGCGTGCTGGCGGTCGCCAGCAGCAGCGTGTAGCCGTCCGGCGCGCTCGATGCCACCTGCTTGGCGGCAATGGTGCCGTTGGCGCCGCCCTTGTTGTCGATGACGATGGTCTGGCCGAGCGTCTTGGCGGCTTCCGCGGCCACCGTGCGGGCCAGGATGTCGGACGTGCCGCCAGCCGAATGGGGAACGACCAGCGTGATGGGCTTGGCGGGAAAGGATTGCGCATGCGCCGCCGGCAGCGCCGGCGTCATACAGGCGGCCAGCGCAACGCGCGCCAGCAGTCGTGAGCGGAACATTGAAGTCTCCTCGGTTGTTATCGATTGCGGCGCCTTCCTGGGGCGCCGTCATATCGGCGATAAAGCCGGTCCGGTCAGTCCGAACCGAGCTGCAGCTTGTTGGGTTGACGCTTCTCGATGGACCACTTCAAGAGCGCGGCCGACCGGTAGATGCCGTGCGCGAACTTGCCGTAGGGCAAGGTCAGGAATAGCGCCATCACCACGCCCAGGTGGATCGCCAGCAGCAGCGCCATCGCGCCGCCGTCGCGGCCGGCCAGCAGCGCCAGTCCGGTCGCGCTGGTCAGGAACAGCAGGACGATGAAGCCCCGGTCCATCGGCTTTTGCGCGGCGTCGCCCTGCAGCGGATGGCGCTTGAAGTTCAGCCACAGCAATCCGGCCGGACCGATCAAGAGGCCGATGCCGCCCGCGGTGCCCAGCAGCACCGGCGCGCTCAGGATCGGGTACGGGGCCTGCAGGTCCAGCAGATAGTGGTACAGCGTGGCGACGCAGGTGGCCGCGAAGCACAGCATGAAACCGTAGAACGTGAAGTGGTGAAAGCGCCTGCGCCACAGCGTGAACGCATCATCGGCGTTGTTGCACCCCTTGCCGTGGCCGCCGTCCAGGTAGCGCAGGCGCAGCGCATCGTGCGCGGCCTCGGCCACCGCCGCGCCCGAGGCCGCCCCCGGGCTGACGTTGCGCCAGAAGCGCGTCACGCCCACCGCCAGCGCCAGCATCGAAAAGCCGAACACCACGCCGAACATCAGCGCCAGCGTGTTGTGCGGGAACACGGCGTAGAAATTGCCGGCCATCGGCTCGTGGAACAGGCCGCCGGCCATCACCACCGCCAGGACCAGGAACAGCGCCAGGCCCGCGGCCGTGGCGAGCGACAGCGCCAGGCCGTTGCGCTTGTACAGCGTGCCCAGCGCGGCCGGCCAGGCGTAGTCGGTATAGGTCTGCATGCGCACCTTGGCCATGGCCTGCGGCACATTGACGGCGAACTCATGCGGCGGTGCGTACTGGCACGCGTGCAGACAGGCGCCGCAGTTGTGGCACAGGTTGGCCAGGTAGTTCAGGTCGGCCTTGCCGAATTCCAGGCGGCGCGTCATGGCGGGAAACACCGCGCAGAACCCTTCGCAATAGCGGCAGGCGTTGCAGATCTGCATGACGCGCGCCACTTCGGTTTCGTCGTCGGTCAGCGTTTCCGTCAGCGGCTTGGCGCCGCGGGCGTGGAAATGCACCGGCTGCTCGGCCATCGCCGGCGCCGGGCCGGACTGGCTGCTGGAAAAGGACTGCGCCTCGCGGGCCAGGGCTTCAAGCTGCTTCACGTTGTGCTCCCGCAGGTTTCTGGCTGCGCGCCGCCGCGGCGGCGCGGGTGCCGGCGATGCGGCCGAAGGCCGTGCCGATGGACATGCCCACGCCCGCCGTATAGCCCTTGCCCAGCACGTTGCCGGCCATCATTTCGCCCGCGACGAACAGGTTGTCGCTGGGCGTGTCGTTGAAACGGACCGCGGCGGTGTCGTCCACCTTCAGGCCCAGGTAGGTAAAGGTGATGCCGGGCCGCAGGGCGTAGCCGTAGAACGGCGCGGTATCGATGGGACGGGCCCAGTGCGTCTTGGCGGGCGTCAGGCCTTCGGTGTGGCAGTCGTCCAGCGCGGTGTGGTCGAACTTGCCCACGCGGCAAGCCGCGTTGTAGTCGCCGATCGTCTTCTCGAAGGTGGCCGGGTCCAGGCCCAGCTTGACGGCCAGCTCGGCCAGCGTGTCGGCCTTCACGCCCGGAAACACCGGCGGCATGAAGCGGCCGACGGCCTTGGCGTCGATGATGGAATAGGCAATCTGGCCCGGCTGCATGGCCGTCAGGCGGCCCCAGATGGCGTAGCGCTTTGGCCAGAAGTCCTCGCCCTCGTCGTAGAAACGCTCGGCATCGCGATTGACCACCACGCCCAGCGACACGCAGTCGATGCGGGTGCAGATGCCGCCGTCGTAAAGCGGCGCGCGGGCGTCGATGGCCACGCAATGCGATTGGGACGGGTCGCCGATGCCGTCGGCGCCGGCGTCCAGCATGAATTTGAGCAGCACGCCCATGTTGAAGCGCGTGCCGCGGATCAGGAAGTTGTCGGCCGGCCATTCGCCGCGCTCGTTCTGGCCCCAGGCTTCGCGCAGCCATTCGCGGTTGGACTCGAAGCCGCCCGCGGCCAGCACACAGGCGCGGGCCTCGATGCGTTCGGCGCCAATGCGCGCGGCCACGAAGCGGCCCTTGTCCAGTTCCAGCGCATTGACCGGCGCGTTGTAGCGGATCTGCACGCCCAGGGCCTCGGCGCTGCGGTAATAGGCATTGACCAGCGCCTTGCCGCCGCCCATGAAGAAGGCATTGGTGCGCGCCACGTGCAGCGCGCCCGACAGCGGCGGCTGGAAGTTCACGCCGTGGCGGCGCATCCAGTCGCGACAGGTGGACGATTCGCGGATGACCAGCCGCGCCAGGTGTTCATTGGTCAGCCCGCCCGTCACCTTGAGCAGGTCCTGCCAGTATTCTTCTTCGGGATACGCGTCGACCAGCACATCCTGCGGCGCATCGTGCATGCAGCGCAGATTGCGCGTGTGCTGCGAATTGCCGCCCCGCCATTCCTTCGGCGCCGCTTCCAGCAGCAGGACGCTGGCGCCGGCTTCCCGCGCCATCAGGGCCGCGCACAGCGCCGCATTGCCCCCACCAATCACCAAGACGTCAACCATGCCATCTTCCCCAGTTCAAGGGGCAGACTGTACGCAGCGGCGCGCCGCCGCGATATCAGGCAGGCGTCAACGGGTGTTCACGATTCGTGAAGAGTCACCACGGCCCATTTGCCCTCGCGGGCCAGGGTGCGGGACACGTCGGCCATGACCAGCCGGGCGGCCAGCGCCGCGGGGGACAGTTCCTCGTCCGACAGGCTGGCCAGCAGGTTGGAGCGGAACAGATGGGCATCGTCGATGCGCGCCATCTGCAACTGGCCGGGCGCGATGCGCGCGGTGGCGGAGCTGGGCTGGATGGTGGCGGCGGCGCCCTGCTGCACCACGTCCATCAGCAGCGACAGGCCATCGACCTCGGCCACGACGCGGGGCGTGCGCCCCAATTGCAGGAAGGCGTTGTTCACCAGGGCGCGCAGCCCGTGGCGGCCGCTGGGCAGCACCAGCGGCAGGTCCGCGATGGCTTCCAGCCGCGTCGTACCGCCGGCCGGCATGGCCGGCACGCCCGGCATGTCGGGCCGGGCAAAGAGAAACAGCGGCTCGTCCAGCAGCGGCATCACGCTCCAGCGGCGCGCGGACTCGGCGTGGAACACGATGGCCAGGTCCAGCAGGCGGCCGTTGAGCATGTCCGTCAGGTGCCCCGACAGCGCCTCGACCAGATGCAGCCGGATGTCGGGATAGCGCTCGTTCATGGCTTTCAGGAAGGGCGCCCCCAGCACCGCCGCCGTCGTGGAGGGCAGGCCGACGCTGACGTGGCCGGCCAGCCGCGCCTGCTGCGCGGCCTGCACCGCGTCGTCGGCGTGGCGCAGGGCAAGCTGCGCCTGCCGGAAGAAGGCCAGCCCCGCGTCCGTGGGCACCACGCCGCTGGCGCTGCGCTGCAAGAGGCGGGTGGACAGTTCGCCTTCGAGGCGGCTGATCTGCTGGCTGAGCGCCGAGGTGACCATGCCGATCGACATGGCCGCCCGGCCGATGCTGCCCGCCTCGACCACGCGCACGAAGTAACGGAGCTGGCGCAGTTCCATGGATCAGCCCGGGATGGTCAGTCCCTTGGCGACCGCCGGGCGCGCGACAAACGCCTCCAGCACGCGCTCGACGTTTTTGAATTGCGGAAAGCCGACCAGCTCGCCGGCGTCGTAGAAGCCCACCAGGTTGCGCACCCAGGGGAAGATCGCGATGTCGGCGATGGTGTACTGGTCGCCCATCACCCAGTCGCGCCCTTGCAGGCGCTGGTCCAGCACCGCCAACAGGCGCTTGGACTCTTCCACGTAGCGATCGCGCGGGCGCTTGTCCTCGTACTCTTTGCCCGCGAAGCGGTGGAAGAACCCCAGTTGGCCGAACATCGGACCGATGCCGCCCATCTGGAACATCACCCATTGCAGCGTCTCGAAGCGCCCCGCCGTGTCGGCCGGGATGAACTGGCCGGCCTTGCTGGCCAGATACACCAGGATCGCGCCGGACTCGAACAGGCCCAGCGGCTTGCCGTCCGGCCCGTTCGGGTCGAGGATGGCCGGAATCTTGTTGTTCGGGCTGAGCGACAGGAATTCCGGCGAGAACTGATCCCTGGATTCGAATCCGACCCGGTGCGGCTCATAGGGCAGTCCGGTTTCTTCCAGCATGATCGACGCCTTCACTCCGTTGGGCGTGGGCAGCGAATAAAGCTGGATGCGGTCGGGATGCCGGGCGGGCCACTTCTTGGTGATGGCGAAGGCGTCTAGGGAGGACATGCGGGGATTCTCCAGGGCAGGCGGGGTTGGGTGACGACAATCCTAGCGCAAAACCCGCTGCAACCCCCACCGCAGCGCGGTGACGGCCAGCGCGATGGGCAGCACCATGTGCAGTTGCGCGAGGAACAGCTCGCGCGTCGCCTCGCCGGGCGCCCAGGTGTTGCCGAAGACCTGCGGCGACGGCGGCGCCAGATACAGGGCGAGGAGCGCGGCGGCAAAGGTCGCCACGGCGCGCCCGGGCGGCGATTGCCGCAGCCTGGCCGAACGCTCGGCCAGCATCAGCGCCATCATGCCTGCCAGGCCCGCCAGGACGGCCTGTGCATAGAAGTCGCGGGGTTCGTACACGTAGGGCGCATCGGGGACCATCCAGCCGTAGGTGCCGGTGGACACCAGGGAAGTCAGGCAGGCGCCGAAAAGCGCGGCGGCGAAGGACAGCAGGACAAGGTCCAGGACACGCGAGAGGAGCTTGGGCATGCGGGATTTGGGCGAAGGCCACCGGGAGGGAAGTGGCGGGAGCATGCCACAGCCTGGACGCAGCCGGGCCGGGCCTTCGGCCCCACACCGGGCGCGGCGCGGTCCGCGCGGATTCACCCGGATCCCATGGCTGATGCGACAATCCGCGTCGCACTGGCGCGCGGGGCCTGGAACCTGCGCGTCCCCAACCACCCCGCCCGTCGCGGCACTGTGCAGCGGCCCGGCATCATCGGCAGTTCCATGAAGCATCCGCAGCATCGCCCCGGACCGGTTCCCGCACGACACGCCGCACGACACGCCGCGCCACCCGCGCCGCCACGCCCCCGAGGGCCCCGCACCTTGCCCGCGCTTTGGCTGGCCGCGGCGCTGGCGGGATTCCTGCCCGCCACGCAGGCCGCGCCCATCGCCGCCTCGGCCGATCCGCACACGCCGGACGCGGCCGAGCAAGCCCCGTCCACCGAGCACGTCCTGACGCTGATGCTGCCGACCCGCGATGGCGTAGCCCCGGCGCCCGACACGCCGTACCGCGTCTTCCTGACGGGCAAGGACGACGCCATCCTCGACACGCCCCGCGCCGATGGCATCCTGCACGGCGTGACCGATGCCCAGGGCCGCACGGCGCGCATCCGCACCGCGTTGCCCCGTCGCGCCGGCGACTTCACCCTGCTGCGCCGCATCGGCGACGGGCCGTGGGGCCATTTCTTCCAGCTGCTGCGCAGCGGCGACGACGAGCCGCTGGCCGGCTGGCCCTACATCATGACCATGCGCGTGCGCTGGGGCGAACAGTGGGTGGACCTGGGCTACACCACCCGTCAGGGCGCAACGGCGTACTTCAGCCATGACGTGCCGGCCGGATCGATCTCGCTGTCCATCGAAGGACGGGTCACCGCCGACCGGTCGTGCTTTGACGAGCTCGACGCCATCAACCGCAAGTTTGCGCAAAACGACGCCGACGGCGCGCGCGAACGGATCGCCGAGATGCGTTGTAACGAGACCCCGACGCAGCGGCTGGACCTGGCCCGCCTGCTGCTGTTGGCCGGCCAGCCCGACCTGGCCCGCCACTGGCTGATGCAGGCGCGGCAACGGCCGTTTCCCCAATGGCTCAAGCCCGTCAAGACGGATGTCCTGCGCGAACGCCTGGCCGTGCAACAGCTGCTGGGCATGCCGGAACTGGTCCTGGCCGATTCGAACGCATTGCAGGCCCGGCAATCCCGCCGCGACGGCGCGCGCGCGCCGACGGGCGACGACCTGGCCAACAACACGGCCTATTACCTGGCGGACTTCCCGGACTACCTGGCGCAAGCCGAGGAACAGGCACGCCGCTCGCTGGACCGCTACGGCACGCGTCCTTACAACCAGGGCACGCTGGGCTGGATCCTGGCACTGCGCGGCCAGACCGAAGAAGGGCTGCGCCTGATGCGCGACGCCTACCGCGATCTGCCGCGCGATCAGGAAATGGTGGCTGACTACGGCCTGGCGCTTTGGCGCAGTGGCCAGCGCGAGTACGCCACGCGGCTG includes:
- the rbbA gene encoding ribosome-associated ATPase/putative transporter RbbA; translated protein: MAASAPPVVTLTDVGLRYGKTRALDGITLDIPAGRMVGLIGPDGVGKSSLLALVAGARAVQQGKVEVLGGDMASRRHREAVCPRIAYMPQGLGKNLYPTLSVEENLQFFGRLFGHDEAERRRRIDSLTQSTGLSAFLSRPAGKLSGGMKQKLGLCCALIHDPDLLILDEPTTGVDPLARAQFWDLIGEIRRERSGMSVIVATAYMDEAQRFDWLIAMDEGRVLATGTPGALQDRTGAQTLEAAFIALLPEEKRRGHQPVEIVPLALDEHAGIAIEARDLTMRFGDFVAVDHVNFRIRRGEIFGFLGSNGCGKSTTMKMLTGLLPASDGQAWLFGQQVDPRNLDTRRRVGYMSQSFSLYGELTVRQNLVLHARLFHVPEADIPARVHEMVERFGLGDVLDALPQNLPMGVRQRLSLAVAMVHKPELLILDEPTSGVDPVARDGFWRLLIELARKDHVTIFISTHFMNEAQRCDRISLMHAGKVLVSASPDEITRLRGARTLEDAFIAYLIDAGAGTAAGEAEGAALPPENAPPPAEPPRRRFSLHRAFSYMWRESLELRRDPVRATLALMGSLLLMFVMGYGISLDVEDLRYAVMDRDQTGLSQNYSLNLSGSRYFIERPPIAEYAELDARMRSGELSLAIEIPQGFARDVTRGKDVQIGVWIDGAMPQRAETIRGYVLGMHQGWLAQQARERLGARAQPAVSVETRFRYNPDVRSLPAMVPAVIPLLLLMMPAMLTALAVVREKELGSIINLYVTPVTRLEFLLGKQAPYVALAMLNFLLMALLAVTLFGVPITGSFATLLLAALIYNVVATAIGLLASTFTRSQIAALFFTMIGTLVPAVQFAGLLNPVTSLEGGGRLIGQVYPATHMLTISRGVFSKALGWHDLQASFWPLLIAIPVILGASALLLKKQET
- a CDS encoding ABC transporter permease translates to MRRLANIYRLGIKELWSLARDPMMLILIAVSFTLMIYTAATAVPETLHNAPIAVVDEDHSPLSARIVSAFYPPHFTPPQMVTSAQADAGMDAGRHTFSLNIPPNFQRDVLAGRPAQIQLNVDATRMSQAFTGSSYIQQIVTDEINEFARRYRASSALPVELAVRMRFNPNLTQSWFGALMEIINNVTMLSIILTGAALIREREHGTIEHLLVMPVTPTEIMVAKVWSMGLVVLACAGLSLTFVVRGLLHVPIEGSVALFLAGVALHLFATTSMGIFMATLARSMPQFGMLLVLVLLPLQMLSGGTTPRESMPQFVQHIMLAAPTTHFVELGQAILYRGAGISVVWQPFLALALIGTVLFALSLARFRKTLSQMA
- the phbB gene encoding acetoacetyl-CoA reductase; protein product: MTAKRTALITGGAGCLGRAIAVALHDAGHDVIVTYHSSESATREWIQEEAARGRTFAMYKVDVADFDSCQALARRLAEDGRQIDILVNNAGITRDASLRKMTAQDWAEVMHSNLDSMFNMTQPLCGPMADRGWGRIVNISSVNGSKGAFGQTNYAASKAGIHGFTKSLALEVAKKGVTVNTVSPGYLATRMVQAVPAEVLEEKILPQIPLGRLGQPEEIGALVAFICSDAAGFMTGSNVAMNGGQHMY
- a CDS encoding tripartite tricarboxylate transporter substrate binding protein, which codes for MFRSRLLARVALAACMTPALPAAHAQSFPAKPITLVVPHSAGGTSDILARTVAAEAAKTLGQTIVIDNKGGANGTIAAKQVASSAPDGYTLLLATASTHGINPSLYSRISYDAVKDFTPVTLLATVPNVLVVGPNVKAGNVQELIAYIRSQGDKTNMGSAGAGTPGHLAGEMFKSEAKLEFTHVPYKGGSPAITDLIGGQIDFMFTTIPGVLPHVKAGTLRALAVTSPERSSAMPDVPTMAESGLPGFQAVSWHGIVAPAGTPDAVVAQLNQALSGALAAPEVKQRLLEEGARASGVNTAAYGKFIQTEITAWAKAVKDSGATAN
- the tcuB gene encoding tricarballylate utilization 4Fe-4S protein TcuB: MKQLEALAREAQSFSSSQSGPAPAMAEQPVHFHARGAKPLTETLTDDETEVARVMQICNACRYCEGFCAVFPAMTRRLEFGKADLNYLANLCHNCGACLHACQYAPPHEFAVNVPQAMAKVRMQTYTDYAWPAALGTLYKRNGLALSLATAAGLALFLVLAVVMAGGLFHEPMAGNFYAVFPHNTLALMFGVVFGFSMLALAVGVTRFWRNVSPGAASGAAVAEAAHDALRLRYLDGGHGKGCNNADDAFTLWRRRFHHFTFYGFMLCFAATCVATLYHYLLDLQAPYPILSAPVLLGTAGGIGLLIGPAGLLWLNFKRHPLQGDAAQKPMDRGFIVLLFLTSATGLALLAGRDGGAMALLLAIHLGVVMALFLTLPYGKFAHGIYRSAALLKWSIEKRQPNKLQLGSD
- the tcuA gene encoding FAD-dependent tricarballylate dehydrogenase TcuA; this translates as MVDVLVIGGGNAALCAALMAREAGASVLLLEAAPKEWRGGNSQHTRNLRCMHDAPQDVLVDAYPEEEYWQDLLKVTGGLTNEHLARLVIRESSTCRDWMRRHGVNFQPPLSGALHVARTNAFFMGGGKALVNAYYRSAEALGVQIRYNAPVNALELDKGRFVAARIGAERIEARACVLAAGGFESNREWLREAWGQNERGEWPADNFLIRGTRFNMGVLLKFMLDAGADGIGDPSQSHCVAIDARAPLYDGGICTRIDCVSLGVVVNRDAERFYDEGEDFWPKRYAIWGRLTAMQPGQIAYSIIDAKAVGRFMPPVFPGVKADTLAELAVKLGLDPATFEKTIGDYNAACRVGKFDHTALDDCHTEGLTPAKTHWARPIDTAPFYGYALRPGITFTYLGLKVDDTAAVRFNDTPSDNLFVAGEMMAGNVLGKGYTAGVGMSIGTAFGRIAGTRAAAAARSQKPAGAQREAA
- a CDS encoding LysR substrate-binding domain-containing protein, with translation MELRQLRYFVRVVEAGSIGRAAMSIGMVTSALSQQISRLEGELSTRLLQRSASGVVPTDAGLAFFRQAQLALRHADDAVQAAQQARLAGHVSVGLPSTTAAVLGAPFLKAMNERYPDIRLHLVEALSGHLTDMLNGRLLDLAIVFHAESARRWSVMPLLDEPLFLFARPDMPGVPAMPAGGTTRLEAIADLPLVLPSGRHGLRALVNNAFLQLGRTPRVVAEVDGLSLLMDVVQQGAAATIQPSSATARIAPGQLQMARIDDAHLFRSNLLASLSDEELSPAALAARLVMADVSRTLAREGKWAVVTLHES
- a CDS encoding glutathione binding-like protein, which gives rise to MSSLDAFAITKKWPARHPDRIQLYSLPTPNGVKASIMLEETGLPYEPHRVGFESRDQFSPEFLSLSPNNKIPAILDPNGPDGKPLGLFESGAILVYLASKAGQFIPADTAGRFETLQWVMFQMGGIGPMFGQLGFFHRFAGKEYEDKRPRDRYVEESKRLLAVLDQRLQGRDWVMGDQYTIADIAIFPWVRNLVGFYDAGELVGFPQFKNVERVLEAFVARPAVAKGLTIPG